One window of Mycoplasma cottewii genomic DNA carries:
- a CDS encoding M20 family metallopeptidase: MKIDEKDLINNYFPEALQETKKLISIPSFLTEPKENAPYGKATKEVLEYTIDLANRLGFKTFKDPQNRYGFLDYGDGEKTFVILCHLDVVPPGNIDQWITNPFEPIEEDGKLIGRGSFDDKGPTMMNLYALKYLKDQNYKSDKYKIRMIFGLTEETTWESIRAYIADHGVGDAGYVPDGEFPVVYAEKWIVDLNIKTKVKTDIEIKGGSAFNVICDTVSYKGPKIEEISKWLTENEIPNSVVKKKLIVQGKAGHGSLPWVGVNAATWLAKAMYENDVHHPITDFLAKDVHLDFSLSNVFGDITDETGSLTQNLGLINIKSGTSTASFNFRVPVFTEPKQIFIPTLTDYLENLNIYTEVVTIEDSVYVPKESDLIKKIMKVYQEVTDDLESKPLAIGGGTYAKSMPNVVAFGAEFDIEESTMHAYNEYVLIDDLKKMLEIYTKAIVLLTE, from the coding sequence ATGAAAATTGATGAAAAAGATTTAATAAATAATTATTTTCCAGAAGCTTTACAAGAAACTAAAAAACTTATCTCAATACCTTCTTTTCTAACAGAACCTAAAGAAAATGCACCATATGGTAAAGCAACAAAAGAGGTTTTAGAATATACTATCGATTTAGCTAATAGATTAGGTTTTAAAACTTTTAAAGATCCTCAAAACAGATATGGATTTTTAGATTATGGTGATGGTGAAAAAACTTTTGTTATTTTATGTCACTTAGATGTTGTCCCACCTGGTAATATTGATCAATGAATTACAAATCCATTCGAACCAATTGAAGAAGATGGAAAATTAATTGGTAGAGGTTCATTTGATGATAAAGGACCTACTATGATGAACTTATATGCATTGAAATATTTAAAAGATCAAAACTATAAGTCTGATAAATACAAAATAAGAATGATTTTCGGTCTTACTGAAGAAACAACATGAGAATCAATCCGTGCTTATATTGCTGATCATGGTGTTGGAGATGCTGGTTATGTTCCTGATGGTGAATTTCCTGTAGTTTATGCTGAAAAATGAATTGTAGATTTAAATATCAAAACTAAAGTAAAAACTGATATTGAAATCAAAGGTGGATCGGCATTTAATGTAATTTGTGACACTGTTAGTTATAAAGGTCCTAAAATAGAAGAAATCTCTAAATGATTAACTGAAAATGAAATACCTAACTCAGTAGTTAAGAAAAAATTAATAGTTCAAGGAAAAGCAGGACATGGTAGTTTACCTTGAGTTGGAGTTAATGCTGCAACTTGACTAGCAAAAGCAATGTATGAAAATGATGTTCATCACCCTATAACTGATTTTTTAGCAAAAGATGTTCATTTAGACTTTAGTTTATCAAATGTGTTTGGTGATATTACTGATGAAACCGGATCATTAACTCAAAATTTAGGATTAATAAATATTAAAAGTGGAACTTCAACAGCAAGTTTTAACTTTAGAGTTCCAGTGTTTACAGAACCAAAACAAATCTTTATACCAACATTAACTGATTATTTAGAAAATTTAAATATTTATACAGAAGTTGTAACAATTGAAGATAGTGTTTATGTTCCAAAAGAATCAGATTTAATTAAAAAAATAATGAAAGTATATCAAGAAGTTACTGATGATTTAGAATCTAAACCATTAGCTATTGGTGGTGGAACTTATGCTAAATCAATGCCGAATGTTGTTGCGTTTGGAGCTGAATTTGATATTGAAGAATCAACAATGCATGCATACAATGAATATGTACTAATTGATGATTTGAAAAAAATGTTAGAAATTTATACAAAAGCAATTGTATTATTAACTGAATAA
- the rpsB gene encoding 30S ribosomal protein S2, producing MAKEITREELSAAGVQYGHQTKRWNPKMAPFIYGVKNKNHIIDLEKTVSQLAVAQKLLENLGSKQQKVLFVGTKRSGKNAVKEAALRSGNFYINNRWLGGTLTNLKTILIRIKALWEIEEEEKKGRLALRPKKEQIKILKEKAKLEKALGGIKQMHKLPAALVVVDPKGDEIAVHEARKLNIPVIAICDTNADPDMVTIAIPGNDDLQESVNIIVNTLVEAYAEGAQIKMTPSVLKTVAPKREPRVERQVKAEANAEVKVEAASTEKEAK from the coding sequence ATGGCAAAAGAAATTACAAGAGAAGAATTATCTGCAGCTGGTGTTCAATATGGTCACCAAACTAAAAGATGAAACCCTAAAATGGCTCCATTCATTTACGGAGTAAAAAATAAAAACCACATCATTGATTTAGAAAAAACTGTAAGTCAATTAGCAGTTGCTCAAAAATTATTAGAAAACTTAGGTTCAAAACAACAAAAAGTTTTATTTGTTGGAACAAAACGTTCAGGTAAAAACGCAGTTAAAGAAGCTGCTTTAAGAAGTGGAAACTTCTACATTAACAACAGATGATTAGGTGGAACTTTAACTAACTTAAAAACTATCTTAATCAGAATTAAAGCTTTATGAGAAATTGAAGAAGAAGAGAAAAAAGGACGTTTAGCTTTAAGACCAAAAAAAGAACAAATTAAAATCTTAAAAGAAAAAGCTAAATTAGAAAAAGCATTAGGTGGAATTAAACAAATGCACAAATTACCAGCTGCATTAGTTGTTGTTGATCCAAAAGGTGATGAAATCGCAGTTCACGAAGCAAGAAAATTAAACATTCCAGTTATCGCAATTTGTGACACAAACGCAGATCCAGATATGGTAACAATCGCAATTCCAGGAAACGATGATTTACAAGAATCAGTAAACATTATCGTTAATACTTTAGTTGAAGCTTACGCAGAAGGAGCACAAATCAAAATGACTCCTTCAGTATTAAAAACTGTTGCTCCAAAAAGAGAACCAAGAGTTGAAAGACAAGTAAAAGCTGAAGCTAACGCTGAAGTTAAAGTTGAAGCAGCTTCAACTGAAAAAGAAGCAAAATAA
- the tsf gene encoding translation elongation factor Ts, producing the protein MAVDAKLIKELREITQAGMMDCKKALEATNGVVDDAIVWLRENGLAKAAKKTDRVAAEGVAFAKENDNKAVILEINSETDFVAKNEKFTTLVNQIADSLLNSNAKTLEEGLAVVMNDGQTIEQSLVAATATIGEKIVLRRFSLVEKGSSKIAIYNHANKRVSTLLVFNGNIEQADAYNVAMHVAAMAPKYINMAQIPAEFKEAEFHIIKEQSKEDPKLAGKPENVLQNILNGKLSKRLAEVSLLDQAFVVDESFKVGDFLSKNKTELVEMIRYEVGEGIEKVVVDFAKEVAAQLN; encoded by the coding sequence ATGGCAGTAGATGCAAAATTAATTAAAGAATTACGTGAAATCACTCAAGCAGGGATGATGGATTGTAAAAAAGCTTTAGAAGCTACAAATGGTGTTGTTGATGATGCTATTGTTTGATTAAGAGAAAACGGATTAGCTAAAGCAGCTAAAAAAACTGATCGTGTTGCCGCTGAAGGTGTTGCTTTTGCTAAAGAAAACGATAACAAAGCAGTTATTTTAGAAATCAACTCAGAAACTGACTTTGTTGCTAAAAACGAAAAATTCACTACACTAGTTAATCAAATAGCTGATTCTTTATTAAATTCAAATGCTAAAACACTTGAAGAAGGATTAGCAGTTGTTATGAACGATGGACAAACTATTGAACAAAGTTTAGTAGCAGCAACTGCAACAATTGGTGAAAAAATTGTTTTAAGAAGATTTTCATTAGTTGAAAAAGGTTCAAGCAAAATTGCTATTTACAACCACGCAAACAAACGTGTTTCTACATTATTAGTATTTAACGGAAACATCGAACAAGCTGATGCTTACAACGTTGCAATGCACGTTGCAGCTATGGCTCCAAAATACATTAACATGGCTCAAATTCCAGCTGAATTCAAAGAAGCAGAATTCCACATTATTAAAGAACAATCTAAAGAAGATCCTAAATTAGCTGGTAAACCAGAAAATGTTTTACAAAACATTTTAAACGGAAAATTATCAAAACGTTTAGCTGAAGTTAGTTTATTAGACCAAGCATTCGTTGTTGATGAAAGCTTTAAAGTTGGAGATTTCTTATCAAAAAACAAAACTGAATTAGTTGAAATGATTAGATACGAAGTTGGAGAAGGAATCGAAAAAGTTGTTGTTGACTTCGCAAAAGAAGTTGCAGCTCAATTAAACTAG
- a CDS encoding PTS transporter subunit EIIC — translation MDKKIQISNSEWSKKFKIRIQKTGSFMAGMIMPSIGILLAWGLWTAMFLYDFNNDKKLGWFNAPMLGRLVEPGIKWLLPILIAFNGGRLVYGLRGGMLATFIIVSTIVGTDYIYANYIFQNVNGKLEHPASPNQFIGAMIVGPLSALILKRVEKLYLDKVNSGLEMLVKNFGMALMAIILGLATFWGWGWIMWGITFTMITIIKLFGDNKWVAPLLGLFTEPVKVSFLNNALNHGVLGPIGINEIAQQQSQGIANPRSIFFLYDPNPGPGLGLLIAYIIFSKKEDRYNASASSLIHTIGGIHEVYFVFIIKKPKMVIATMLGVVSAQFVTSYLGGGTIATPSPGSLIALIALSPGTQAILVNLLAFVVGTLVAFGISVLLLLKDRKNLNSENVGQEIKITDEGIVFNNEQNINSVNSNIKKIVVACEAGMGSSAMAAGLIRKWINSNEYKIEVTNIAVKDLKDDYDIVITMQNFKDFAKQKAPSAHIYPVQQFIGKNIYDDLFKLIEQKGEK, via the coding sequence ATGGATAAGAAAATTCAAATATCAAACAGTGAATGATCTAAAAAATTTAAAATCAGAATCCAAAAAACAGGTTCATTCATGGCCGGGATGATAATGCCTTCAATAGGTATTTTATTAGCCTGAGGTCTATGAACTGCAATGTTCTTATATGATTTCAATAACGATAAAAAATTAGGTTGATTTAATGCTCCTATGTTAGGTAGATTAGTTGAACCTGGTATTAAATGACTTTTACCGATATTAATCGCTTTTAATGGAGGTAGATTAGTATACGGATTAAGAGGAGGTATGTTAGCTACATTTATAATTGTTTCTACAATAGTTGGAACTGATTATATTTATGCTAATTACATTTTCCAAAATGTAAATGGAAAACTTGAACACCCTGCTTCTCCAAACCAATTTATTGGTGCGATGATAGTAGGGCCACTATCAGCACTTATATTAAAAAGAGTTGAAAAACTTTATCTAGATAAAGTTAATTCAGGACTAGAAATGCTGGTTAAAAACTTTGGAATGGCATTAATGGCTATTATATTAGGATTAGCTACATTCTGAGGTTGAGGTTGAATAATGTGAGGTATCACATTTACAATGATAACTATTATCAAACTATTTGGAGATAACAAATGAGTTGCTCCATTATTAGGATTATTTACAGAACCGGTTAAAGTTTCTTTCTTAAATAATGCCTTAAATCACGGTGTTTTAGGACCAATCGGAATTAACGAAATAGCTCAACAACAAAGTCAAGGAATCGCGAACCCAAGAAGTATTTTCTTCTTATATGATCCAAACCCAGGACCAGGATTAGGATTATTGATAGCTTATATTATTTTTTCTAAAAAAGAAGATAGATATAATGCATCTGCAAGTTCATTAATTCATACAATCGGTGGAATTCATGAAGTGTACTTTGTATTCATTATTAAAAAACCTAAAATGGTTATTGCAACTATGTTAGGAGTAGTTTCTGCTCAATTCGTAACTTCATATCTAGGAGGTGGAACAATAGCAACCCCATCACCAGGAAGTTTAATTGCATTAATCGCTTTATCACCAGGAACTCAAGCAATACTAGTTAACTTATTAGCGTTTGTTGTAGGCACTTTAGTTGCATTTGGAATAAGTGTTTTACTATTGTTAAAAGATAGAAAAAATCTTAATTCAGAAAATGTTGGTCAAGAAATCAAAATCACTGATGAAGGAATTGTTTTCAACAACGAACAAAACATTAATTCAGTAAATTCAAACATTAAAAAAATTGTTGTAGCTTGCGAAGCTGGAATGGGATCTAGTGCAATGGCAGCTGGTCTTATTAGAAAATGAATAAACAGTAATGAGTATAAAATTGAAGTTACAAATATAGCTGTAAAAGATTTAAAAGATGATTACGATATAGTAATTACAATGCAAAATTTCAAAGACTTTGCAAAACAAAAAGCACCTAGTGCACATATTTATCCAGTACAACAATTTATTGGTAAAAATATTTATGATGATTTATTTAAGTTAATTGAGCAAAAAGGAGAAAAATAA
- the srlD gene encoding sorbitol-6-phosphate dehydrogenase produces the protein MEKVAIVAGGAKSLGKYLATGLHSNGYKVVVLDIDNNNLDKLKAENPSIDTYLCDLTSEQDVVKVFKEIENKYTTIDTLIYNAGWAKSSKITDFEYADFIKSVKINLDGYFLTAREASKIMIKSNADGKIIQINSKSGRVGSKHNSGYSAAKFGGVGLTQSLALDLAEHNIRVNSLMLGNLLDSEMFESLIPQYAKKLNIKESEVKQLYIDKVPLKRGCSFEDVLNVLLFYISDKASYCTGQSINITGGQVM, from the coding sequence ATGGAAAAAGTAGCAATTGTAGCAGGTGGTGCTAAAAGTTTAGGTAAATATCTAGCAACAGGTCTTCATAGCAATGGATATAAAGTGGTTGTTTTAGATATCGACAATAACAATTTAGACAAATTAAAAGCAGAAAATCCTTCAATTGATACATATTTATGTGATTTAACAAGTGAGCAAGATGTTGTAAAAGTTTTTAAAGAAATTGAAAATAAATATACAACTATTGACACATTAATTTACAATGCAGGATGAGCAAAATCATCTAAAATAACTGATTTTGAATACGCTGATTTTATTAAAAGTGTAAAAATAAATTTAGATGGATATTTCTTAACAGCTAGAGAAGCTTCAAAAATAATGATTAAAAGCAATGCTGATGGAAAAATCATTCAAATAAATTCAAAATCAGGTAGAGTTGGATCAAAACATAACTCAGGATATTCAGCTGCTAAATTCGGAGGAGTTGGATTAACTCAAAGTCTTGCTTTAGATTTAGCTGAACATAACATTAGAGTAAACTCTTTAATGTTAGGAAATTTATTAGATTCTGAAATGTTTGAAAGTTTAATTCCACAATATGCTAAAAAATTAAACATTAAAGAATCTGAAGTTAAACAATTATACATTGATAAAGTTCCATTAAAACGTGGTTGTTCATTTGAAGATGTATTAAATGTATTATTATTCTATATTTCTGATAAAGCAAGTTATTGCACAGGTCAATCAATAAATATCACAGGAGGACAAGTGATGTAA